A portion of the Salarias fasciatus chromosome 15, fSalaFa1.1, whole genome shotgun sequence genome contains these proteins:
- the LOC115402070 gene encoding zinc finger protein 260-like isoform X1: protein MTPVEALREFIQQRLTAAAGEIFTAFQQTIIHYEKEMNVQDRLLEITGELPAPFSRTESPQQHSSNQKTSSSGEQEEHEAPHIKEEEDLVEMSVTDGGSEDSHHSVRDSTTRRLTAAAVEIFNLFQQTVVQYQEKIDRRQRLLDVIFQPQIKLHRMELQQHRDCREEQETNYCLEQEEPEPLEIKEEPEEAGFLQFPEDQEEPGTLEIEEHEDLGSSQTGAWPVVTFESETLKVPSVEEQSDLSEPEEEPDTEQLLSQDSEVHHENHLIDFPVSEKQAGCEETCSEAVRKKTKPCQKVRTVTDKKKTCEMCGKRFIYQSHLVCHIRIHTGEKPYSCETCGKSFIAHHALLRHIRIHTGEKPYSCETCGKSFSKRSSLLSHMTIHTDEKPYSCETCGKSFNIQSNLLRHMRIHTGEKPYSCGICGRSFSGKSYLLSHMKTHTGEKPYSCETCGKNFSQQSNLLVHMRIHTGEKPFSCETCGKGFSQQSNLLVHMRIHTGEKPYSCETCGKSFSQQSNLFGHMRTHTGEKPFSCGTCGMRFTHRRSWLHHLKSHK, encoded by the exons atgactcCAGTtgaggctttgagagagtttattcagcagcgactaactgctgctgctggagaaatcttcaccgcGTTTCAACAGACGATCATCCACTACGAGAAGGAGATGAACGttcaggacagactgctggaaatcacaGGAGAACTTCCAGCCCCGTTCTCCAGAACAG agagtccacagcaacacagcagtAACCAGAAGACGAGTTCCAGTggtgagcaggaggaacatgaagctccacacattaaagaggaggaggatcttgtTGAGATGAGCGTCACTGATGGTGGAAGTGAGGATTCccaccactctgtgagagactccaCCACCCggagactcactgctgctgctgtggaaatcttcAACCTGTTTCAACAGACTGTTGTCCAGTACCAGGAGAAGATTGATCGCCGACAAAGACTGCTGGACGTCATCTTCCAAcctcaaatcaagttacacagaatgG agctccaacagcaccgtgactgtagagaggagcaggaaacaaactactgtctagaacaggaggaaccagaacctctagagattaaagaggaaccagaagaagcagggtttcttcagtttccagaggaccaggaggaaccagggaCTCTAGAGATTGAGGAGCACGAGGATCTGGGTTCCAGCCAGACGGGAGCGTGGCCTGTTGTGAcgtttgaaagtgaaaccttgaaggttccttctgttgaggagcagagtgacctgagtgaaccagaagaagaaccagacactgagcagctcctctctcaggactctgaagtccaccatgagaacCACTTGATTGACTTtccagtttcagagaagcaggctggatgtgaggaaaCATGTAGTGAAGCTGtccgtaaaaaaacaaaaccatgtcAGAAGGTAAGAACGGTCACTGATAAGAAGAAAACCTGTGAGATGTGTGGAAAACGCTTCATTTATCAGAGTCATTTGGTGTGCCACAttagaattcacacaggtgagaagccgtattcttgtgaaacttgtggaaaaagtttcattgcaCATCACGCTTTGTTGCGCCACATAaggattcacacaggtgagaagccatattcttgtgaaacatgtggaaaaagttttagTAAACGGAGTTCTTTGCTGTCCCACATGACGATTCACACAgatgagaagccgtattcttgtgaaacatgtggaaaaagcttcaaTATTCAGAGtaatttgttgcgccacatgaggattcacacaggtgagaagccatattcttgtggaATATGTGGAAGAAGCTTCAGTGGTAAGAGTTATCTGTTGTCCCACATGAAGACTCACACCGGTGAGAAGCCGTactcctgtgaaacatgtggaaaaaattttagtcaacagagtaatttgttggtccacatgaggattcacacaggtgagaagccattctcttgtgaaacatgtggaaaaggTTTTAGTCAACAGagtaatttgttggtccacatgaggattcacacaggtgagaagccatattcttgtgaaacatgtggaaaaagttttagtcaacagagtaatttgtttggccacatgaggactcacacaggtgagaagccgttctcttgtggaacatgtgggaTGAGATTTACTCATCGTCGTTCATGGCTGCACCACCTTAAAAGTCACAAATAG
- the LOC115402070 gene encoding uncharacterized protein LOC115402070 isoform X3: MTPVEALREFIQQRLTAAAGEIFTAFQQTIIHYEKEMNVQDRLLEITGELPAPFSRTESPQQHSSNQKTSSSGEQEEHEAPHIKEEEDLVEMSVTDGGSEDSHHSVRDSTTRRLTAAAVEIFNLFQQTVVQYQEKIDRRQRLLDVIFQPQIKLHRMG, encoded by the exons atgactcCAGTtgaggctttgagagagtttattcagcagcgactaactgctgctgctggagaaatcttcaccgcGTTTCAACAGACGATCATCCACTACGAGAAGGAGATGAACGttcaggacagactgctggaaatcacaGGAGAACTTCCAGCCCCGTTCTCCAGAACAG agagtccacagcaacacagcagtAACCAGAAGACGAGTTCCAGTggtgagcaggaggaacatgaagctccacacattaaagaggaggaggatcttgtTGAGATGAGCGTCACTGATGGTGGAAGTGAGGATTCccaccactctgtgagagactccaCCACCCggagactcactgctgctgctgtggaaatcttcAACCTGTTTCAACAGACTGTTGTCCAGTACCAGGAGAAGATTGATCGCCGACAAAGACTGCTGGACGTCATCTTCCAAcctcaaatcaagttacacagaatgG gttga
- the LOC115402070 gene encoding zinc finger protein OZF-like isoform X2, with the protein MTPVEALREFIQQRLTAAAGEIFTAFQQTIIHYEKEMNVQDRLLEITGELPAPFSRTESPQQHSSNQKTSSSGEQEEHEAPHIKEEEDLVEMSVTDGGSEDSHHSVRDSTTRRLTAAAVEIFNLFQQTVVQYQEKIDRRQRLLDVIFQPQIKLHRMELQQHRDCREEQETNYCLEQEEPEPLEIKEEPEEAGFLQFPEDQEEPGTLEIEEHEDLGSSQTGAWPVVTFESETLKVPSVEEQSDLSEPEEEPDTEQLLSQDSEVHHENHLIDFPVSEKQAGCEETCSEAVRKKTKPCQKVRTVTDKKKTCEMCGKRFIYQSHLVCHIRIHTGEKPYSCETCGKSFIAHHALLRHIRIHTDEKPYSCETCGKSFNIQSNLLRHMRIHTGEKPYSCGICGRSFSGKSYLLSHMKTHTGEKPYSCETCGKNFSQQSNLLVHMRIHTGEKPFSCETCGKGFSQQSNLLVHMRIHTGEKPYSCETCGKSFSQQSNLFGHMRTHTGEKPFSCGTCGMRFTHRRSWLHHLKSHK; encoded by the exons atgactcCAGTtgaggctttgagagagtttattcagcagcgactaactgctgctgctggagaaatcttcaccgcGTTTCAACAGACGATCATCCACTACGAGAAGGAGATGAACGttcaggacagactgctggaaatcacaGGAGAACTTCCAGCCCCGTTCTCCAGAACAG agagtccacagcaacacagcagtAACCAGAAGACGAGTTCCAGTggtgagcaggaggaacatgaagctccacacattaaagaggaggaggatcttgtTGAGATGAGCGTCACTGATGGTGGAAGTGAGGATTCccaccactctgtgagagactccaCCACCCggagactcactgctgctgctgtggaaatcttcAACCTGTTTCAACAGACTGTTGTCCAGTACCAGGAGAAGATTGATCGCCGACAAAGACTGCTGGACGTCATCTTCCAAcctcaaatcaagttacacagaatgG agctccaacagcaccgtgactgtagagaggagcaggaaacaaactactgtctagaacaggaggaaccagaacctctagagattaaagaggaaccagaagaagcagggtttcttcagtttccagaggaccaggaggaaccagggaCTCTAGAGATTGAGGAGCACGAGGATCTGGGTTCCAGCCAGACGGGAGCGTGGCCTGTTGTGAcgtttgaaagtgaaaccttgaaggttccttctgttgaggagcagagtgacctgagtgaaccagaagaagaaccagacactgagcagctcctctctcaggactctgaagtccaccatgagaacCACTTGATTGACTTtccagtttcagagaagcaggctggatgtgaggaaaCATGTAGTGAAGCTGtccgtaaaaaaacaaaaccatgtcAGAAGGTAAGAACGGTCACTGATAAGAAGAAAACCTGTGAGATGTGTGGAAAACGCTTCATTTATCAGAGTCATTTGGTGTGCCACAttagaattcacacaggtgagaagccgtattcttgtgaaacttgtggaaaaagtttcattgcaCATCACGCTTTGTTGCGCCACATAaggattcacacag atgagaagccgtattcttgtgaaacatgtggaaaaagcttcaaTATTCAGAGtaatttgttgcgccacatgaggattcacacaggtgagaagccatattcttgtggaATATGTGGAAGAAGCTTCAGTGGTAAGAGTTATCTGTTGTCCCACATGAAGACTCACACCGGTGAGAAGCCGTactcctgtgaaacatgtggaaaaaattttagtcaacagagtaatttgttggtccacatgaggattcacacaggtgagaagccattctcttgtgaaacatgtggaaaaggTTTTAGTCAACAGagtaatttgttggtccacatgaggattcacacaggtgagaagccatattcttgtgaaacatgtggaaaaagttttagtcaacagagtaatttgtttggccacatgaggactcacacaggtgagaagccgttctcttgtggaacatgtgggaTGAGATTTACTCATCGTCGTTCATGGCTGCACCACCTTAAAAGTCACAAATAG